TTCCGCGCTGGCGCTGCCCAGCCACCACAACAGTCCCCACACCGCCGCGGCAATGCCCAGCCCCGGCGCCGCCTTCAGCCAGTCGCGCGCCTCGGCCTTGCCCTGCAGGCGCCAGCCGCTGAACACGCCGGCGGCCGCGATCAGCAGTGCGCCGATGTAGCGGCTGTTCAGCACCGGCCAGCCCGCCGTGGCCCCCTCGAACAGTTGCCCGAGACCGAAGGCCACGCCCGCCGCCAGTTGCAGCAACAGGCCGGCCGCCAGCGCCAGCCGGCGCTGCTGGCGCACGCTCACCCACACCACGGCAGCACCCTCCACCGCCCACACGGCGCTGGTGGTGCGCCCATCGAACGCCAGCGGGATCGCCAGCGTGATGAAGATCACGCCCAGCGCGAACGTCGCCTCGAACAGCAAACCCAGCCGAGCCCGCCGTGGCGCCAGCCAGGCCGCCACGACCAAGTAGAACGCCGCCAGCGCCGCCGCGCTCCACGCCATCGCCAACGGGATGTGGCGCACCAGCGCGGCCTGCAGGCCCATCGCCACCAGCGGTGTGCCGAACACCAGGCTGCCGTCCACGTAGTGCTTGAGACTGACCTGGCGGCGCAGCGCATACAGCAGTGCGATGCCCGCGTACATCAGGAAGAACAGGACCAGGAAAGGCTCGGTGCTCGCCAGCAGCGCCGGCTCATAGCGCAGCGCCCCCCATGCCGTGGCAATGCCGAAGGTGAACACGAAGCCCAGCAGATTCAGCATCCGCCAGGCGCGGAACCATGCAATGGCAAAGATGCCCGCGTTGAGCAGTGCGTAGTAGCTGAACAGCGCGACATGGCTGCCGGCGCCGGCCGAGATCAGGATCGGCGCCAGGAAACCACCCGCGCTGCCGGTGAAGGCCAGCGCCGGCGCGTTCTGCCTGACCGCCAGCCCGGCCGCCAGCGCGCAGATCAGCACCAGCAGCGCAAACGCCGCGCCCGGCGCCAGCAGCGGCACCATCCGCGTCGCCGCGAACACCGTCAGGTACAGCACGCCGACCCCGCCGCCCTGCAGCACCAGCGCATAGCCGGGGCGCTTGTCGCGCAGACGCCACCCGACCACGAGCAGCACGATGGACGCCAGCGCCACGCCGGCCAGGCGGAACTCGATCGGCAGCAGGCTGTTGTCCGCCGCGTACTTGAGCAGGAAGGCCACCCCGAAGAACAGGATCAGGATGCCGACCCGCACCACGCTGTTGCCGCCCAGCAGCCAGTCGCGCGCCGCGGCCACGGCCTGGTCGGCCCAGGTCGGCTCCAGCGGTGGCGGCTCCGATGCAGGCCAGGGCGCAGGCACGGCCTCCGGTTGCGGCGCAATGGCCGGCGCAGGCGAGACGACGGGCGGCAGCGCCTCGGCCATTGCCGGAGCAAGATCGGGCACGGATGCTTGCGCCGCCGGCTCCGGCGCCTCCCGCGTGGACGATGCGGTGGCGAAGGACGGCCCCTTCAGCTCGGCGATCTGCCGCCGCAGCAGCGCCACCTCATGCTCGAGCCGCGTCACGCGCTCGGTGATCGGCGGCACGCCGGGTTGCGTGGCGGCGTCGGGTGACGCGGCGGCATCCTGATCGGCCCACTGCGAACTCGCGCGCTTGTCCAGATGAAGAATGAACGACGCCAGGCCGACGCCGATCAGCGCCCCAATGATGGCGCCCGTGATACCACCCGACGCGACGCCCACGATCAAACCGATGATTCCGAATATCCAACGCATCGTTCTGGTTGTCCTGTTGGTTGGGAGGGCAGGCGTGCGCCGCCCTGCGCCCGGGCACCCCGGTGGGCCGGCCCGGGACGCACGCACCGCTTGCGTATACCGCAATCGGCATGGAATGGGAATGCACCAAAGTACAGAAGCGTATGCGATGCGTGTCATCGGCCCATGCGACAATGCGCGCTCCGTTGAACAACCCCCTGCTCCAGACCTGTCCGCATGGCCCTGAAATCCACGATCTACAAGGTCGATCTGCAGATCGCCGACATGGATCGCCACTACTACGGCAGCCACGCGCTGACCGTCGCCCGCCACCCCAGCGAGAACGACGAGCGCATGATGGTGCGCGTGCTCGCTTTCGCCCGGCACGCGAGCGAAACACTCGCCTTCACGCGCGGCCTCTCCGAGCCCGACGAACCCGAATTGTGGCAGCGCGACCTGACCGACGCCGTGGAACTGTGGATCGACCTGGGCAATCCGGACGAGACGCGCATCCGCAAGGCGTGCAACCGCGCGCAGCAGGTGGCCGTGTACACCTACAGCGGCAACGCCACGCGCGTGTGGTGGCAGCAGACCGGGACCAAAGTGGCGCGCTTCGCCAACCTGTCGGTCTACGAAGTGGCGCCCGACACCGTGGCCGCGCTCGCCGCACGGGTGGAGCGCTCCATGCGGCTGCAGGTCACCATCCAGGACGGCGAAATCTGGATCGCCGACGACGCGGACAACATCCAGATCCAGCTCGATACGCTCAAGGCCGCCGACGCTTGAGTCCCGCTCTCAACCTTTCCCGCACGACCCACACGAGGCTCACCATGACCATCACCACCACCCCGAGCGGCCTGCAGTACGAAGACGTCACCATGGGCGACGGCGCCGAAGCCACGGCAGGCAAGTACGTCACCGTGCACTACACCGGCTGGCTGTACGAGAACGGCCAGGCCGGCCGCAAGTTCGACTCCAGCAAGGACCGCAACGACCCGTTCGCCTTCCCGCTGGGTGCGGGCCACGTCATCAAGGGCTGGGACGAAGGCGTGCAGGGCATGAAGGTGGGCGGCACGCGCAAGCTGATCATCCCGGCCGAACTGGGCTATGGGGCGCGCGGCGCGGGCGGCGTGATTCCCCCGAACGCGACGCTGCTTTTCGAGGTCGATCTGCTCGAAGTCTGATCCTGCGTTAGAATCGCGGCCGGTCGACGCTGCATCACGCGCGCCGGCCGATCCCTCCCCCGGCGGGGTGGCAGAGTGGTCAATGCTGCGGCTTGCAAAGCCGTATAAGTCGGTTCGATTCCGTTC
The sequence above is drawn from the Ralstonia solanacearum K60 genome and encodes:
- a CDS encoding DUF2339 domain-containing protein, with protein sequence MRWIFGIIGLIVGVASGGITGAIIGALIGVGLASFILHLDKRASSQWADQDAAASPDAATQPGVPPITERVTRLEHEVALLRRQIAELKGPSFATASSTREAPEPAAQASVPDLAPAMAEALPPVVSPAPAIAPQPEAVPAPWPASEPPPLEPTWADQAVAAARDWLLGGNSVVRVGILILFFGVAFLLKYAADNSLLPIEFRLAGVALASIVLLVVGWRLRDKRPGYALVLQGGGVGVLYLTVFAATRMVPLLAPGAAFALLVLICALAAGLAVRQNAPALAFTGSAGGFLAPILISAGAGSHVALFSYYALLNAGIFAIAWFRAWRMLNLLGFVFTFGIATAWGALRYEPALLASTEPFLVLFFLMYAGIALLYALRRQVSLKHYVDGSLVFGTPLVAMGLQAALVRHIPLAMAWSAAALAAFYLVVAAWLAPRRARLGLLFEATFALGVIFITLAIPLAFDGRTTSAVWAVEGAAVVWVSVRQQRRLALAAGLLLQLAAGVAFGLGQLFEGATAGWPVLNSRYIGALLIAAAGVFSGWRLQGKAEARDWLKAAPGLGIAAAVWGLLWWLGSASAEIDRWAWRLRSEIVDRPDIPLNAAFAVLTAWVAHGLRRRLDWALAEWPALALAPALGLVAVTACGHWVPSPLAGWGGLVWIASVALAFVLLRRQERDVADAVLAPLHTVLFWLICGVLATEGYWRLNAYVPEGTWSFAAWAYAYGALLALLAGAGWRLRWPIARFERAYLVWGAAPLAALLWLWSLAGAASDGNAAPLFYLPILNPLDVAQLLVFLAIALWMRRTALQRLVPEPALIGYAVGATLFIWANAVLLRTLHHWAHVPYTADELGNSMLVQASLSMFWTVLALAVMVAATRRVSRALWFTGAVLLGVTVVKLFLFDLSRVAGVERIVSFIGIGVLLLLIGYLSPLPPKARVEEPV
- a CDS encoding YaeQ family protein, yielding MALKSTIYKVDLQIADMDRHYYGSHALTVARHPSENDERMMVRVLAFARHASETLAFTRGLSEPDEPELWQRDLTDAVELWIDLGNPDETRIRKACNRAQQVAVYTYSGNATRVWWQQTGTKVARFANLSVYEVAPDTVAALAARVERSMRLQVTIQDGEIWIADDADNIQIQLDTLKAADA
- a CDS encoding FKBP-type peptidyl-prolyl cis-trans isomerase, which codes for MTITTTPSGLQYEDVTMGDGAEATAGKYVTVHYTGWLYENGQAGRKFDSSKDRNDPFAFPLGAGHVIKGWDEGVQGMKVGGTRKLIIPAELGYGARGAGGVIPPNATLLFEVDLLEV